The DNA region GCCGCAGCAGTCACCGCACTGTCCGAGCTGATGGAGGGCGCCGGGCCGGCGGCCACCACCCGCGAGACCTACCTCTCGGTCACCCTCTCCTCCAGCCGCGCCCGCCTGGCCATCAAGGGCGCAGGCGGCGGACAGGTCGGAGCCGCAGCCGTCCTCGTCCGCGAAGTCGGCACCATGCACGCCGCACTGAGCACCGCGAGCCTCCAGGTCGTCGAATGGCTCACCCCGCGCGGCGTCGCCCAAGCCGTGCGCACGGCGTATGAACCCACCGCACAACTGGAGCTCGCCACCCGCAACGCCGCCGCCCAGAACCCCGACTGGACCGGCACCCCCGCAGGCGTCACACCCGAACTGGCCGGGCCCGCGTACGCCGGTGACCAACATGGGCACCTACGAGCATGACGGCGCCTGGACCGTCTCCTACCAGGTGCGCAACTGGCCCCAGTCCACGGTGTACGCCACCTTCCTGCAGCCGGTCCTTCGGCCACGCCAGAACGCCCGCCGTTCCATGAGCCTTATCTACGAGCCGATGGGCCCCCGCCGGGCCGCCAGGAGCTGTCCAAGGAGAAGGCCAAGCGCAGCAGCGCCCGCTACTTCCGGACCAAGACCGGCCGGGACGAGAGCGAGGACGAGCGACGCGAG from Streptomyces marianii includes:
- a CDS encoding SCO6880 family protein, which translates into the protein MGTYEHDGAWTVSYQVRNWPQSTVYATFLQPVLRPRQNARRSMSLIYEPMGPRRAARSCPRRRPSAAAPATSGPRPAGTRARTSDA